Proteins from a genomic interval of Pelagibaculum spongiae:
- a CDS encoding DUF2333 family protein, giving the protein MNRKLQAGGVTLWLSLATVLLVVFLLVIASWWSSEPDVIALSKNTPAEVSGQASVRALIDVSTTLLDKPGGYLTNDVLPPSVMMDNMASWEFGVLAQVRNLTRGMRIYMARSQSQSTEDSDLAKANPKFNYDNNSWLLPSTESEYREGIAYLKSYQMRLVAGEAGFYPRADNLHSWLDGVEKDLGSLSQRLSASVGQKRIDMDNISGEVESKTPWMQIDNVLYEARGTCWALIHFLNAADKDFADVLQKKQARQSLLQIIRELEETQEPVWSPIVLNGTGFGLMPNYSLVMANYISRANAAIIDLRALLNQG; this is encoded by the coding sequence ATGAACAGAAAATTGCAGGCCGGTGGCGTGACGCTATGGCTATCGCTGGCAACAGTATTGCTCGTTGTCTTTTTGCTTGTCATTGCCAGTTGGTGGAGCAGTGAGCCAGACGTGATTGCTTTAAGCAAAAATACGCCAGCAGAAGTTTCTGGTCAGGCAAGCGTGCGTGCTTTGATTGATGTTTCTACCACCCTGTTGGACAAGCCAGGTGGATATCTGACTAATGATGTTTTGCCGCCTAGTGTCATGATGGACAATATGGCCAGCTGGGAGTTTGGAGTGTTAGCTCAGGTGCGTAACCTCACTCGCGGTATGCGCATTTATATGGCACGTTCTCAATCTCAGTCGACTGAAGATTCAGACCTAGCAAAAGCCAATCCTAAATTTAATTACGACAACAATAGTTGGCTTTTACCATCGACTGAAAGTGAATATCGTGAAGGCATCGCTTATCTGAAAAGTTATCAGATGCGTCTTGTGGCAGGCGAAGCAGGTTTTTATCCGCGAGCTGATAATCTTCATTCATGGTTAGATGGTGTGGAAAAAGATTTAGGTAGTTTGTCCCAGCGGCTATCTGCCAGTGTTGGCCAAAAACGAATCGATATGGATAACATCAGCGGTGAAGTTGAAAGCAAAACACCTTGGATGCAAATTGATAACGTATTGTATGAGGCGCGTGGCACTTGCTGGGCATTGATTCATTTTTTAAATGCTGCCGATAAAGATTTTGCCGATGTGTTGCAAAAAAAGCAGGCCAGACAAAGCTTGTTGCAGATTATTCGCGAATTAGAAGAGACCCAAGAGCCAGTATGGAGCCCAATAGTATTAAATGGTACCGGTTTTGGTCTTATGCCTAATTACTCACTGGTAATGGCGAATTATATTTCACGGGCAAATGCGGCAATTATCGACTTACGAGCATTGTTGAATCAGGGGTAA
- a CDS encoding DUF3450 domain-containing protein: MHHYFDKLLFLLLILPLYGQAETQNTQLLDTPLLDTPLKDALKIQQQTSQAASQSQQVIDKLSDQTKQLLQEYQNSTRYLQSLKVFNDNLQQTINNQQDSVDSLQQQIDSIQQTSIEITPLMLRMIDSLQQFIDIDLPFLGPLRQQRVDQLNQLMTSPDVTTSEKFRKILEAYQIESDYGRNIETYKASLLDQNQQKRTLQFLRIGRIALVYQTLDGKETGHWNSQNKSWQILDNSYRYSVSQGIKMAKKQASVGLIRLPIATAEAIQ; the protein is encoded by the coding sequence ATGCACCACTACTTTGATAAGCTACTATTTTTATTACTGATATTGCCGCTATATGGCCAAGCTGAAACCCAGAACACGCAATTACTAGACACACCATTACTAGATACCCCCCTAAAAGATGCGCTGAAAATTCAACAACAAACCAGTCAGGCTGCATCACAGTCGCAACAGGTTATTGATAAACTGTCAGATCAAACGAAACAACTGTTGCAAGAATATCAAAACAGCACGCGTTATCTGCAGTCGCTCAAAGTGTTTAATGACAACCTTCAACAAACCATCAACAATCAGCAAGATTCGGTCGATTCACTACAGCAACAAATTGACAGCATTCAGCAAACGTCAATTGAAATCACACCATTAATGCTGAGGATGATCGATAGCTTGCAGCAGTTTATCGATATTGATTTACCTTTTTTAGGTCCCCTACGACAACAAAGAGTCGATCAATTAAATCAGTTGATGACTAGCCCAGATGTAACCACTTCAGAAAAGTTTCGGAAAATCCTTGAAGCCTACCAAATTGAAAGTGATTACGGCCGTAATATCGAAACCTACAAGGCCAGCCTACTTGACCAAAACCAACAAAAAAGAACCTTACAGTTTTTACGTATTGGTCGCATTGCTCTGGTTTACCAAACCTTAGATGGAAAAGAAACCGGTCATTGGAACAGCCAAAATAAAAGCTGGCAGATTCTCGATAATAGCTATCGTTACTCAGTTTCCCAAGGAATTAAAATGGCCAAGAAGCAGGCCAGCGTTGGACTGATTCGCTTACCTATCGCAACGGCGGAGGCAATCCAATGA
- a CDS encoding ParA family protein, with amino-acid sequence MRRVVFNQKGGVGKSSITCNLAATSASQGLRTLVIDLDPQGNSSRYLAGEDALAMSPHLGDFFQQTLSFTFGQSTADQFVHPTPFENLWIMPSFSALAELESKLESRHKIYKLRQALDELEHEFDRIYIDTPPALNFFSRSALIAADNCLIPFDCDDFSRQALYSLLDNIEEIRQDHNEHLQVEGIVVNQFQHRAKLPQRLVAELKEEQLPVLGVYLSTSIKMRESHQQAKPMIFMLPKHKLSQEFLQLFNLLEQSKAADEEAQQQA; translated from the coding sequence ATGCGACGCGTAGTCTTTAACCAAAAAGGTGGCGTGGGGAAATCCAGCATCACTTGTAATTTGGCCGCCACTTCTGCCAGCCAAGGACTCAGAACTTTGGTGATTGACCTTGATCCCCAAGGAAATAGTAGCCGTTATTTAGCCGGTGAAGATGCTTTGGCCATGTCACCGCATCTAGGCGACTTCTTTCAACAAACGCTGTCGTTCACTTTTGGCCAAAGCACCGCAGACCAGTTTGTTCACCCAACGCCTTTTGAAAACCTATGGATTATGCCTTCGTTTTCAGCACTGGCTGAATTAGAAAGCAAGCTGGAATCTCGCCATAAAATCTACAAGTTACGTCAGGCACTTGATGAGCTAGAACACGAATTTGATCGTATTTATATTGATACGCCGCCAGCACTGAATTTCTTCAGTCGGTCGGCGCTTATCGCAGCAGATAACTGCTTAATTCCCTTTGACTGTGATGATTTCTCGCGCCAAGCATTGTATAGCTTGCTGGATAATATTGAAGAAATCAGACAAGACCATAATGAGCATTTGCAAGTAGAAGGGATTGTAGTTAACCAGTTTCAACACCGAGCCAAATTACCTCAGCGGTTAGTCGCAGAATTAAAAGAAGAACAATTGCCTGTGCTGGGGGTTTATTTATCCACTTCAATTAAGATGCGGGAATCTCACCAACAAGCTAAGCCAATGATTTTTATGCTACCAAAACACAAACTGAGCCAGGAATTTTTACAGCTATTTAACTTACTAGAACAGTCTAAAGCTGCAGACGAAGAAGCTCAGCAACAGGCATAA